ATTTTAATCTGTTTTTTGCCAGGTATTTACTTATTCTGGTTCAAACTGTCACGAAATGGGTCACAAATTGCAACTAATAGCCACTGCTTGTCCATCAAATAAGGTTTATTAGGGCTCTTGCTTGCTGATTAAATAtgattgatttgaaaataataactCAGTTTGAGTTTTACCGTGAAACGATATGCTAATGAAGATGCTTATCTGAACAATTTGATCGCAGGGCTCTCTTCGTGAATTTGCAAACAATACAGCCAAGATTACTTGATTTCACACACAGAGACTTCGCGTCTAATTTAAACGCCGAAGCTATGCAGTTTTGAGATAAGAACAAGCCATAATTTTACATATATGAAAAGATAGAATATCGTAAACACTTGTTCAACCAACTGTTCACGATTgggaatttaaatgtttattgaaGTTTTAAGCCGTGGAATGTGTGGATTGTAATGGATatgtacaatattttgtgtCTGGTCTGTGCTGCATTTTTGCCCACTCATTTTTCTGGATTAATAACTGGTTACCTTAACCCACTCAAGGGTGAGCGGACAGTGAATGAGAGAATCAAAAATCAGTGAAGTAAACTCCGTTTTTGCGGTAACTGGTTTCTTTTTGGTAACACGCAATTGTGGGTAATATATCTAAATCAGGTTCTAAAATGTAAGCAAACCAATAAATTATGaacaattaacaattacaATTAACTCAAGTAACTTCAACTTCAGCTTAACCTTCACCCAATATTCTCGATTACTAGCCCTtgatcttcttttttttcgcgtCCGTTGCAAACTCACCTTGTTAGCAACTATTTTATAATTGGGTACTGATTGTTTTTTGCGAGAATTAAGCGATTGCACCTCTGTACCGTTGGAAACCTGCGACGGAACTGTTTCGAGCCTCTGGCATTGCCATCGCAAATCGACTCGCTGAGAGAACATTGGGGCAGATTTGGCGAGAGCAAGAAGACCGCAGAATTGAGAATTGAGAGCGCCACCAGGTGGAGCGGCGGATATTGCATTTGGCGGTCAGCACGATCGCGTAGGCGAGAGTTCCGCTCTCAGGTTTATCTCGGGCTTACTTCACCGCTCTATCGCTCTATCtccctcgttgagttttttttATCAACTGCAGATTGATCAGATTCTTTTGTCCAGCTCTGATGATATATTTATTATCCTATTAACggccttttttttaattatatccAAATTATAGCTATTAAGTAATTCTTTGAACTTACTAAAAGCGCAGCTGAAACACGCTAACGTGCTTTTCATTTGAATACCTTATCACTGTGGCGTCATAAAATATGTGCCAGGCTCGTGCCTACAATGGAGGTCGTAAATATTGGCATGCTTTCCAGATACGGCGAAGCAATTTGAAGAACTACTGCTACAAATTCTTTGAAAATGAGTTGCCAGGTAATAGCTTCTGATATGCCAACCGATGCCATGAAATTGTAGTTACATCACATTTATAGCAGGCCGGGAtcgaattttttaaataaataacgcaTTTAAGTAGGTGAAAATATTCGTGTATTCACATTTGTAAATTGTGCTAATAAAATCATCGTACATACAAAAACTCTTAATTATTGATTCTCTCAATACTAAATGTTGATAGCCAAGCCCTACTTATACAAGATATAGAATGTAAGTACATACTACTGCTACTACATAATAAGAAACTTTCCACTTGGGAGCTGGTTAAAATTATATTGCCTACTGTAATTTTGCACATGTCCGCCTGTTTTTTGGGTTTAACCGCCGGTTAGGATCGGTCGAGGATTAAGCTACTTCGATTAACAATTAGTTTTGGTTGGATTGGGATCGGGTTTCTAGATGAGCTTGTGCCTGCCGAGGGAAGCCGTGTGCATGGGACTGCAGTTCTCGATGAGCATGGTCTGGCCCTCTCCAGTCGGTGATTCTCCacctttgttgttgttgttgttgttgtggtggacCCTCTTCATGGGCCGCTTTCGTTCGATATCCGCACAGGGGTGCAGCTCCACGGTCTGCAGACTTTGGGCTCGTTGCAGCGATAGCCGGAGGGGTTTCTTGGGCGGAGTGGGTCTAGTGGTACGCGTCTCAGTCGCAGGCTTCGATTCGTTTTCGCTATCGAAATCCAGGGATTTTACACTCCTCATATCGCTGGGCAGGCGGGCTCGAAGTGTGTTCGACTCACTTTGTCGGGGCGTGTCTCGGCGACGATCCAGTCTGGAATGGCGAAGAAGATCGGGGAGATTAGTCAGGAAAATTTAAATCTATGAAAAAGCCTGTCTTTGCTAGAACATCTACACAAGAATCTCGAAGAATCGCGAATAACCTACCCATTGTAATGATTCAGGTGCTCTACACTGCGTGCGTGCGTGCTCATGAGATGTTCGCgatgcagttgctgctgttgctggagAGGATCTCTGGGGCGTTCCCGGTGCTGGCGATCGCGATGGCGCTCCTTATCACGTCGATGGTGCTGCATATAGGCAGAATCGCTATTAATCGAGATCTTCGAGGCGGACAGCGATTTGGAGGGCATGGAGTACATGTGCGACAGACGATCTCTCAAATCGATGTGGGTATTCTCCTTGATCAGTGTTTTGGTTACATGTCCGGGAGGGGTTTGTGTCGAGGCCATGTCGTCACCCATCAGCTCGATGGGTTTGCCCCCCACCAAAGTGGTAATATAGTTGCCCCGCTGAAAGATCAACGGTTTCTCGGGCGGTGTTGATGGAGGTGATGATATGCTGATGCTGGTCACATGCTGAGATTGATTGGAGGATGTCTGCTGTGGATTTTGCTGTGGATTTTGCTGTGgattttgctgttgctgctgctgctgctgctgctgttgcgatGGATGATGCTCCTTGACTGTCTGCAGTTCTCGCACCTGCTCTTCCAGGTACGATATGCGATGCTGCAGCCTCATGTTGTTCTCCTTCTCCTGGTCTAGTTGCTTTTGTGGTATAGGTACGGACTTCTTGCGGAGTACAACCATCTGACACTTGCCAGAGTTTCCTACTTGCTTCTGCAGCTCTTCCTTGGATTTTCCGGTTACCAGTCGTCCGTTGATCTCCAAAATGCGATCGCCCTTGTACAAGCCATCACCCTCTAAAGCCCATTCTACGTAGAAACCCGGCTGGTCTGTCCTCTGTTGAACTGCCCATCTTCCCGAGGTGGCATGCACGGCGTGCAGACTCAGGGAGACTCCAGAGCTGATGATGTTGTAGAGGGTCTGCGCCTCGGGCTTGGACTTTTCCAGACGTGCCTGCAAGGCGCGAGCCTCCTCCACAATCGAGAGCATCTGGAGTTCTTCTCTGCCGAGTGCGTATTCCAATTCGGCTTGACGGATGCGGATGTCTATGTTGCTGTGGATAAAATAAAGTAAGTATTAAATATCTTCAAGCTAAATAGTATTAAAACATTCTACTCACTCTGTGATGTCCAGCTTCTCCAGGGCACTCTTCAGGTTCTTGATCTTAATTCGCTTATTCTCCGCCTCCGTCTTCAGTCTGTTTAGTTTTTGCTCAGCCGCCGGCTTCTCGGACTCATCCAGCGGTGGTCCCGTGGGACGTGGCAGTTTGCCCAGACAAAGCTGTATACGCAGATTCTGGATGACAGCCTCCCGATCCTGAAGAGCCGATCGCAATTCCTTGGATTCGCTGCGCGTCGATCGCGAGGAGAGAGTACCGCCCAGGGAGCCACCCTTGCGCCTTCTTCCAGTTGTGGAACAATGGGTAGAGGTGGTCGTGGTACTGGCAGTCTCCTGGTTCGTCTCTGCAGTCGAGTGCAGACTGTACTTGACGGCACTGCCACAACCCTTCGGATTGAGAATGGTCTGCAACAAAAGAAGGCGAACAAAGAAGTGAGTTTTTTAAGTTTATCTTATTAAGCACAGAAGTCAGGGAGTAAAATGAGGCTGTCATAACTTGATCGTGATaagattattatgattatttatttaaaagattaCAAGTCTCTTTGAAACATTATTATATAAGCTGCGTATATAGTGTTTGCAGGGGTTGGAATTATTCCTTGGGTATATCGTACACCCCGCACTCTCGATTGGCGGGCAGCGAGGCATC
The sequence above is drawn from the Drosophila melanogaster chromosome 2R genome and encodes:
- the sprt gene encoding sprite, with amino-acid sequence MDTGSVVSEPISAHHRAFAKQKSASMTILNPKGCGSAVKYSLHSTAETNQETASTTTTSTHCSTTGRRRKGGSLGGTLSSRSTRSESKELRSALQDREAVIQNLRIQLCLGKLPRPTGPPLDESEKPAAEQKLNRLKTEAENKRIKIKNLKSALEKLDITDNIDIRIRQAELEYALGREELQMLSIVEEARALQARLEKSKPEAQTLYNIISSGVSLSLHAVHATSGRWAVQQRTDQPGFYVEWALEGDGLYKGDRILEINGRLVTGKSKEELQKQVGNSGKCQMVVLRKKSVPIPQKQLDQEKENNMRLQHRISYLEEQVRELQTVKEHHPSQQQQQQQQQQQNPQQNPQQNPQQTSSNQSQHVTSISISSPPSTPPEKPLIFQRGNYITTLVGGKPIELMGDDMASTQTPPGHVTKTLIKENTHIDLRDRLSHMYSMPSKSLSASKISINSDSAYMQHHRRDKERHRDRQHRERPRDPLQQQQQLHREHLMSTHARSVEHLNHYNGLDRRRDTPRQSESNTLRARLPSDMRSVKSLDFDSENESKPATETRTTRPTPPKKPLRLSLQRAQSLQTVELHPCADIERKRPMKRVHHNNNNNNKGGESPTGEGQTMLIENCSPMHTASLGRHKLI